One stretch of Gopherus flavomarginatus isolate rGopFla2 chromosome 2, rGopFla2.mat.asm, whole genome shotgun sequence DNA includes these proteins:
- the LOC127044285 gene encoding transmembrane protein 68-like isoform X4, producing MIHKNESCTSGQVPMSYLCCLVYILEEWTGVEYLEDYLNYVAYLLWVFTPLIIVFILPGLILLLLYISIIFLYVYKRKNELKEAYSNDIWDGARQMVATLWDGHARIWHGYEVHGLEKIPEGPGLVVFYHGATPVDYFYFLAKLLIQKNRMCYTVADHFVFKLPGFKLLLDVFGVMHGPKEECVKALKNGHLVAISPGGVREALFSDETYVLVWGNRTGFAQVAIDAKVVSV from the exons ATGATACATAAAAATGAATCCTGTACTTCAGGGCAGGTACCTATGAGCTATTTATGCTGCCTGGTTTACATATTGGAAGAATGGACTGGTGTGGAGTACCTTGAGGACTATCTGAATTATGTGGCCTACCTTTTATGGGTGTTTACTCCACTCATAATAGTTTTTATACTTCCTGGacttatcctcctcctcctctacatTTCCATTATTTTTCTTTATGTTTATAAGAGGAAGAATGAACTAAAAGAGGCTTATTCCAATGATATCTGGGATGGTGCAAGGCAAATGGTGGCAACTTTATGGGATGGACATGCAAGAATATGGCACG GTTATGAGGTTCATGGTCTGGAAAAAATACCAGAAGGGCCTGGGCTTGTTGTTTTTTACCATGGCGCAACTCCTGTAGACTATTTCTACTTCTTGGCTAAACTCCTTATACAGAAGAACAGAATGTGCTATACAGTAGCTGATCACTTTGTCTTTAAATTACCAG GTTTTAAACTTTTACTTGATGTGTTTGGTGTTATGCATGGACCAAAGGAAGAATGTGTTAAAGCtctgaagaatggccacttggtGGCTATCTCGCCAGGTGGAGTTAGAGAAGCACTCTTTAGTGATGAAACCTATGTTCTTGTATGGGGTAATCGTACGGGCTTTGCTCAGGTGGCCATTGATGCAAAAGTGGTGAGTGTGTGA